In Carassius gibelio isolate Cgi1373 ecotype wild population from Czech Republic chromosome B2, carGib1.2-hapl.c, whole genome shotgun sequence, a single genomic region encodes these proteins:
- the LOC127950655 gene encoding uncharacterized protein LOC127950655 encodes MYSVEDLLISHGYKLPRGGPASSSSSAPYDNRNNECRRDNVENRPAGGGGGGTLNGFGTIEGGAEAGTGVYRPAPVKAYPENNNNINEGHERIQRRLEVPVAFLGELQPLGDSLATDSGFYDAPSLTFSEHADERDIAFWRRRGQDFSALLDYADPRELRVSGGLWRGPVLAVEELRAERPLARWEEGPWIREPIDSGPETLHVTGERKCQSLGTEEWHPAVGLGRQLSDGEAEHWSQEQQHRLRPADCSVSTTVRAKSQSLPRVLSPEDPHYGELPQSSAPNHPPTQRSSSSAPYGRYHSEWPAGERWSGQTQSHAPSAVVPKPRFSRPVKPPSYETHQQNRGSWETLSSEPVSKPRDRSVCFSQNLEPLRDRSGCYSQSAEPLRDRSICFSQSAEPIRDRMLSHSQSAEPLRDRFISHSQSAELLRDRFFSHSHSADLLRDRSLCYSQSSELLRDRSICYSQSAELLRPESYRTDLFYHELTGMEPPGYIPPPSYRRFLPPRSGQNYRADSALVRWKREPVSAEMGQWFSRTSGLSWSERREDRSMAVVPRRPVHPGPVGPSRPGLVQYVPFEDPRIRHVSGGPCGNSLTDADKIRHVNKELPCAATLGQSTHDSAFLPSQGPSLSMETNKPALTEQENTNRWHKAMNKGSETVAPDQSCAKYPPAFQLRPLQPIIKTDRSTDQQTRVDRITEQVKVERVTEPVKVERGAEQTKTDQDKVTEQVKLDRVTDLIKLDKPIEQVKPDRFTDKQVKVERLTDQIQVDRIPDQVKADRYTDKQINPEVKSEKFPEKPIKADRISDKQSKAERLIEKHLKIDRILEKQLKADKILERQSRSEKFTDKLIKGDKQIKGDSSTVQIKSEKITDKSGKADKSMDKGSSESVSTVKTEPVQEPEKKSVKKKLSETIFCLVSVPLSQSSAKSRDQNNNEEKESDSPPIPPPPPPSSSSENSNTLGSLPNQSLKSTSTTSTDLELQALTLGSGSSSIATRRAHRRRNSRSRIFKPNPHDELRRYSGAWPGDQYRDQETQTSPEPTKSNANQGPTNTEAQDAPAAPEVTSPGETTSVAPEAAQGATGASSAPPAPSVPSVPPTPAAPMASGAPDPSTPYGYPMKGQKSLKLSSNSAFSRTGTFTRSTGSHRPPLHPPPHPPPPPPNQPPSQPPPPPPTQPPAQSPPSDKTEEEKSATGPNPEGFEQFLLKPVSRLPWDAIEDLETINKEAQDQAGKRPSVDQCIEDLNEAYKDILELSTASNNLPNRSSMQIPDRIKSRLSSDPLGMPSTALRPSLVPGSDPEYREVKSAFSRPSTGKSVSFSKQLREEICPAAPPPEPGFRDYKTVMSQITQRKACRSVKLDIPAPKETQRDDDLTAQTSSTSSTAAEAPWADRQPMQDASTLTSPPDYEHICQTLQMARESGAVSRASIKSKPGSAMSIETPQHVPIPGRPPVDSEQPCCSSALEGRQEPMSLFREERSSGFRRVTSHTNRFLSNRGVLCSLATGNPVGDKAGLETNPEVPADWKMQLSLAEKHIATLITGEGSEENLDESNKVKGDKDIPGSVSVENEVSNILATEMKDDTANAEQKHSEVKETETEQTETPEIQQPEVTEKVKEEETSREKTETDQEKCEQKDPVTEGTEQNSDTTSEEKKEPNVILRANKVAIWTHSGLDSELRPEFPPDHLPLSVLPYPNRRLSLGLDWEKGGWEGESLGQGGFWSRERRSLDAERWGIGGETWGLDNDRQEGGGEKLGLGGWRGCGIDGQGTDDSDWEVDENTQESGSDRNIITLKPEQGLGEDNSSPVSSTDQVEKDKTQAVASQGIDKGRIQGPGECQVSSVDRRTRGLSHRIDALFTAPPGHGSEERLARMREVDTVSRMRRLSLRSSDSWDGLHGVGRWGEYGWEEECPLPGPQGSSNITKVEDKEGSAHPVVNSEPKETKDDQATLKESQELSQVERS; translated from the exons atgtacAGTGTGGAGGACCTGCTGATCTCTCATGGATACAAACTGCCCAGGGGCGGCCctgcctcctcctcttcctctgcgCCTTATGACAATCGAAACAACGAATGTCGCCGTGATAATGTAGAGAACCGGCCTGctggaggtggtggtggtggaaCTCTGAATGGATTTGGGACAATTGAGGGGGGAGCAGAAGCAGGCACGGGGGTGTACAGGCCGGCCCCAGTGAAGGCCTACCCAGAgaacaataacaacattaatgAGGGCCATGAAAGAATTCAACGGAGACTGGAGGTTCCTGTTGCTTTCCTTGGTGAACTGCAACCTCTGGGTGACTCTCTAGCTACAGACAGTGG GTTCTATGATGCTCCCAGCCTGACGTTCTCTGAACATGCAGATGAGCGAGATATTGCATTCTGGAGAAGGAGGGGACAGGACTTCAGTGCTCTATTGGACTATGCTGATCCCAGGGAACTCAGAGTGTCTGGAGGATTGTGGCGAGGTCCAGTACTAGCTGTTGAGGAGCTGAGGGCTGAGAGGCCACTGGCACGCTGGGAGGAAGGCCCATGGATACGGGAACCTATAGACTCAGGCCCAGAGACGTTACATGTGACTGGAGAGAGAAAATGCCAGAGCCTGGGAACAGAGGAGTGGCACCCTGCAGTGGGCTTGGGCCGGCAGCTGTCAGATGGCGAGGCTGAACATTGGTCTCAGGAGCAGCAACACCGACTGCGACCAGCAGATTGCAGTGTTTCCACCACAGTGCGAGCCAAGTCCCAGTCGCTCCCACGAGTCCTTTCCCCAGAAGATCCCCACTATGGAGAACTGCCTCAATCCAGTGCCCCAAATCATCCCcctacacaaagaagcagcagctCTGCTCCATATGGTCGATACCACAGTGAATGGCCAGCAGGGGAAAGGTGGAGTGGTCAGACACAAAGTCATGCTCCTTCTGCAGTTGTACCAAAACCACGGTTCAGCCGCCCCGTCAAGCCACCATCTTATGAGACTCACCAGCAAAACAGGGGGAGCTGGGAAACGTTGTCCTCTGAACCCGTGTCCAAACCCAGAGACCGCTCAGTGTGCTTCTCTCAGAATTTAGAACCACTCAGAGACCGGTCTGGTTGTTATTCTCAGAGTGCAGAGCCTCTAAGAGATCGATCCATTTGCTTTTCACAGAGTGCAGAACCTATTCGAGATCGCATGCTGAGCCACTCTCAAAGTGCTGAACCACTAAGAGACAGATTTATCAGTCATTCACAGAGTGCAGAACTACTGCGTGATCGTTTTTTCAGCCACTCACATAGTGCCGATCTCTTACGGGACCGATCCCTTTGTTACTCTCAGAGCTCAGAACTGCTTCGAGACCGGTCCATTTGTTACTCCCAAAGTGCAGAGCTCCTGAGACCAGAATCATATAGGACAGATCTATTTTACCATGAACTTACTGGTATGGAGCCCCCTGGTTACATCCCACCCCCCTCCTACAGGAGATTCCTGCCACCCAGGAGTGGACAGAACTACCGAGCAGATTCTGCTCTTGTACGATGGAAACGTGAGCCTGTGAGTGCAGAGATGGGCCAGTGGTTTTCCAGGACTTCAGGATTGTCATGGTCTGAACGGCGTGAAGACAGGAGCATGGCAGTGGTTCCAAGAAGACCTGTGCATCCAGGGCCTGTCGGACCTAGCCGTCCAGGACTTGTGCAGTATGTCCCATTTGAAGACCCACGTATCAGGCATGTCTCAGGGGGGCCTTGTGGAAACTCTCTCACTGACGCGGATAAGATCCGACATGTCAACAAAGAGCTTCCCTGCGCTGCAACTTTAGGACAATCCACACATGATAGTGCCTTTCTCCCTTCACAGGGACCAAGTCTTAGCATGGAAACTAACAAACCGGCTCTCACTGAACAGGAGAATACTAACCGCTGGCACAAGGCGATGAATAAAGGCAGTGAAACTGTAGCACCTGACCAGAGCTGTGCCAAGTACCCACCAGCCTTTCAACTCAGACCCCTGCAACCAATAATTAAAACAGACAGAAGTACAGATCAACAGACTAGAGTAGACAGAATCACTGAACAAGTTAAGGTTGAGAGAGTAACAGAGCCTGTCAAAGTTGAGAGAGGTGCTGAACAGACAAAAACAGACCAAGATAAAGTAACAGAGCAAGTGAAACTAGATCGAGTTACCGACCTAATAAAATTAGACAAGCCTATAGAACAAGTAAAGCCAGACAGGTTTACAGACAAACAAGTAAAGGTAGAAAGATTAACTGACCAGATACAAGTAGACAGGATCCCAGATCAAGTCAAGGCCGACAGGTATACAGACAAACAAATTAATCCTGAAGTCAAGTCAGAGAAATTCCCCGAAAAGCCCATAAAAGCAGATAGAATTTCAGACAAGCAAAGTAAAGCTGAACGACTCATAGAAAAGCACTTGAAGATTGATAGAATTTTAGAAAAACAGCTTAAAGCAGATAAAATCTTAGAAAGACAAAGTAGATCTGAAAAATTTACAGACAAGTTGATTAAGGGTGACAAGCAGATAAAAGGAGATAGCAGTACAGTCCAGATAAAATCTGAGAAGATCACTGACAAGTCTGGAAAGGCTGACAAATCCATGGATAAAGGTTCTTCAGAGAGTGTTTCAACTGTAAAGACAGAACCAGTCCAGGAACCTGAGAAAAAGAGTGTGAAAAAGAAACTCAGTGAGACTATCTTTTGCCTTGTGTCTGTACCACTTTCTCAGTCCAGTGCAAAATCTCGGGATCAAAACAACAACGAAGAGAAAGAATCAGACTCTCCTCcaattcctcctcctcctccaccaagTTCATCTAGTGAAAACAGCAACACCCTCGGCTCTCTGCCAAACCAAAGCCTCAAAAGCACATCCACCACCTCCACTGATTTAGAGCTACAAGCACTCACACTTGGCAGCGGGTCCAGTAGCATTGCCACAAGGAGAGCGCATCGGAGAAGGAACTCACGCTCTAGGATCTTTAAGCCAAATCCACATGATGAGCTCCGACGGTATTCTGGGGCTTGGCCAGGGGACCAGTACCGTGATCAGGAGACCCAGACGAGCCCTGAGCCCACAAAGAGCAATGCAAATCAAGGCCCCACCAATACAGAAGCACAAGATGCTCCTGCTGCCCCAGAGGTAACCTCTCCTGGTGAGACTACATCAGTGGCTCCAGAGGCTGCCCAAGGGGCCACTGGGGCTTCGTCAGCTCCACCGGCTCCATCAGTTCCTTCAGTTCCGCCGACTCCAGCAGCTCCAATGGCTTCAGGAGCTCCTGACCCCAGCACCCCTTACGGGTATCCCATGAAGGGCCAGAAAAGCCTAAAACTATCCAGCAACAGTGCTTTTTCACGGACAGGTACCTTCACCAGGAGCACAGGTTCTCACAGACCTCCATTACATCCCCCGCCACACCCTCCACCCCCACCTCCGAACCAACCTCCATCTCAACCTCCTCCTCCCCCACCAACACAGCCCCCAGCTCAGTCCCCACCATCAGATAAGACTGAGGAGGAAAAATCAGCCACAGGGCCAAACCCTGAGGGATTTGAACAGTTCTTGCTGAAGCCAGTAAGCCGACTGCCATGGGACGCTATTGAGGATCTTGAGACCATCAATAAGGAGGCGCAAGACCAAGCAGGAAAACGCCCCAGCGTGGACCAGTGCATTGAGGATCTTAATGAGGCCTACAAAGATATCCTGGAGCTCAGTACTGCCAGCAATAACCTTCCCAACCGCTCCTCCATGCAAATCCCTGACCGCATCAAATCCAGGTTATCTTCAGATCCACTTGGAATGCCTTCAACCGCTCTTCGACCAAGCTTGGTGCCTGGAAGTGACCCAGAATACAGGGAGGTGAAGAGTGCCTTTTCCCGACCATCAACTGGGAAGAGTGTGAGCTTCAGCAAACAGCTGAGAGAGGAGATTTGTCCTGCTGCCCCCCCACCAGAACCAGGTTTCAGAGATTACAAAACAGTCATGTCCCAGATAACCCAACGCAAAGCCTGCAGATCAGTGAAGCTGGATATACCAGCCCCCAAAGAGACCCAAAGAGATGATGATTTGACTGCACAAacctcctccacctcttccacTGCAGCCGAGGCACCATGGGCAGACAGACAGCCCATGCAAGATGCCTCCACTCTAACCAGCCCACCTGACTATGAGCACATCTGTCAAACTCTCCAAATGGCCCGTGAATCTGGGGCAGTTAGCCGAGCTTCTATCAAATCCAAACCAGGAAGCGCCATGAGCATCGAGACGCCACAGCATGTGCCCATACCTGGTAGGCCTCCTGTAGATTCTGAGCAGCCATGTTGTTCTTCAGCATTAGAAGGGAGACAGGAGCCAATGTCATTATTCAGGGAGGAAAGGAGCTCAGGCTTTAGGAGGGTAACAAGCCACACTAACAGGTTCCTTAGTAACAGGGGTGTGCTCTGTAGCCTTGCAACCGGAAATCCTGTTGGTGACAAAGCAGGTTTAGAGACTAACCCAGAGGTTCCTGCTGACTGGAAGATGCAGCTTTCATTAGCTGAAAAGCATATTGCTACTCTGATCACAGGAGAGGGTTCAGAAGAGAACCTTGATGAGTCAAACAAGGTTAAAGGTGATAAAGACATTCCTGGCAGTGTGTCAGTTGAAAATGAAGTGAGCAACATTTTAGCCACTGAAATGAAAGATGATACTGCCAATGCTGAGCAGAAACATTCTGAAGTAAAAGAGACAGAAACAGAGCAAACTGAGACACCTGAAATCCAACAACCTGAAGTGACAGAGAAAGTGAAAGAAGAGGAAACATCTAGGGAAAAGACTGAAACAGATCAAGAGAAATGCGAGCAGAAAGACCCTGTTACTGAAGGAACAGAGCAAAATAGTGATACAACCTCTGAGGAAAAGAAAGAACCAAATGTGATCTTGAGGGCAAATAAGGTTGCAATATGGACTCATTCAGGTTTAGATTCAGAGCTACGACCTGAATTTCCACCAGATCACCTTCCCCTTTCTGTACTTCCTTATCCTAATCGTAGATTATCTTTAGGGTTAGATTGGGAGAAGGGTGGGTGGGAAGGGGAAAGTTTGGGTCAAGGTGGATTTTGGTCCAGAGAGAGGCGGTCCCTTGATGCTGAGAGATGGGGTATTGGTGGAGAGACTTGGGGTTTAGACAATGATAGACAGGAAGGAGGTGGTGAAAAACTGGGTCTGGGGGGTTGGCGTGGATGTGGGATTGATGGCCAAGGCACAGATGATTCAGACTGGGAAGTAGATGAAAATACCCAAGAGTCAGGTTCAGACAGAAATATAATAACACTTAAGCCTGAGCAGGGTCTTGGTGAAGACAATAGCAGTCCAGTCTCTAGCACTGATCAAGTAGAAAAAGATAAAACACAAGCTGTTGCTAGCCAAGGCATTGATAAGGGTCGGATTCAAGGTCCAGGTGAATGTCAGGTTTCAAGTGTAGATCGACGGACCCGTGGACTTTCCCATAGAATAGATGCTCTTTTTACAGCCCCACCCGGGCATGGCTCAGAGGAGAGACTTGCCCGCATGAGGGAGGTGGACACTGTCTCACGAATGAGACGCCTTAGCCTCCGTAGTTCAGACTCTTGGGATGGACTGCACGGGGTGGGAAGGTGGGGAGAATATGGATGGGAGGAAGAATGTCCCCTTCCTGGCCCACAGGGTTCTTCAAACATCACAAAGGTAGAGGATAAAGAGGGCAGTGCCCACCCTGTAGTCAACAGTGAACCTAAAGAAACAAAAGACGACCAGGCAACCCTAAAAG AGTCACAGGAGCTCAGCCAGGTGGAGAGGTCGTAG